In Vibrio celticus, one genomic interval encodes:
- a CDS encoding sulfite exporter TauE/SafE family protein yields the protein MSELLLLIFYCALLGSGVGFLAGLLGIGGGLIIVPVLSSILLYLEVLPSDQVVVAAIATSLASILFTSTSSALAHHKNGNVPWDLAPWIMLGVALGALVSGFMAALLPEKVVRIVFAVSVVLIAIKTFLSSKNDAPKERKLPNKGVLTVLTTITGGLSAMIGIGGGALLVPLLTFFSVDMKKAIGCASACGIVIALFGSIGYISSGSSHFALSDGFAGFVYLPALLGIVCTSWFTAPLGAKATNHLPVPTIKKIFSILLVVIAASMVAR from the coding sequence ATGAGTGAATTGCTGTTGTTGATTTTCTACTGCGCGTTACTGGGCAGTGGTGTTGGGTTTCTAGCCGGCTTGTTAGGTATTGGCGGAGGGCTGATCATTGTTCCTGTGTTAAGCAGCATTTTACTGTATTTAGAAGTTCTACCGTCTGACCAAGTTGTTGTCGCGGCGATCGCTACCTCGTTGGCATCAATACTTTTCACCTCTACGTCTTCTGCACTTGCTCACCACAAGAATGGTAATGTACCTTGGGATCTGGCGCCTTGGATCATGCTCGGTGTTGCTCTGGGTGCACTGGTTAGCGGCTTTATGGCGGCTCTGTTGCCAGAAAAAGTCGTTCGTATTGTGTTTGCCGTGAGTGTGGTTCTGATTGCGATCAAGACGTTCTTAAGCAGCAAAAATGATGCCCCTAAGGAACGAAAACTGCCGAACAAAGGCGTGCTCACTGTGCTGACAACCATTACGGGTGGCTTGTCTGCCATGATAGGGATTGGTGGCGGAGCATTGTTGGTTCCGCTATTAACGTTCTTCTCTGTCGATATGAAAAAGGCCATCGGTTGTGCTTCTGCGTGTGGCATTGTGATCGCGTTGTTTGGCTCGATAGGCTACATCAGTTCGGGCAGCAGCCACTTTGCTCTATCAGACGGTTTTGCTGGCTTTGTTTATCTGCCTGCGCTGTTGGGTATTGTGTGCACGTCTTGGTTCACGGCTCCGTTGGGCGCAAAAGCCACCAACCATTTACCGGTTCCAACGATTAAGAAAATCTTCTCAATACTGCTGGTGGTTATCGCAGCAAGCATGGTGGCGCGTTAA
- a CDS encoding DUF1852 domain-containing protein encodes MNKEFNFTIKSISLDENYQPADSTRITTNFANLARGDSRQANLRNALQMIDNSFNALAHWDNPKGDRYSVELEIISVDMDIESNGEAFPSIEVLKTNIIDRKTNERIEGIIGNNFSSYVRDYDFSVRLLDHNKGQDKFSIPEDFGDLHGKLFKYFVNSDAYKKNFNKPPVICLSVSDNKTYYRTENQHPVLGFEYQPNESSLTEQYFKKMGLQVRYFMPPNSVAPLAFYFFGDLLNDYSNLELISTISTMGTFQKIYRPEIYNANAVAGNCYQPNLKNLDHSLTQIVYDREERSQLAVEQGKFAEEKFIKPYQSVLENWSANYAL; translated from the coding sequence ATGAATAAAGAATTTAATTTTACGATTAAGAGCATTAGCCTCGACGAAAACTACCAGCCTGCAGACAGCACGCGCATCACAACCAACTTTGCTAACCTGGCTCGCGGTGACAGCCGCCAAGCGAACTTGCGTAATGCGCTACAAATGATCGATAACAGTTTCAACGCGTTAGCACACTGGGACAACCCGAAGGGCGACCGCTACTCTGTTGAGCTTGAAATCATTTCTGTTGATATGGATATTGAAAGCAACGGCGAAGCATTCCCTTCAATTGAAGTGCTGAAAACCAATATTATAGACCGTAAAACTAACGAGCGTATTGAAGGCATTATCGGAAATAACTTCTCTTCTTATGTACGAGATTATGACTTTAGCGTACGTCTATTGGATCATAATAAAGGCCAAGATAAATTCAGCATTCCAGAAGATTTTGGTGATTTACACGGCAAGCTATTTAAATATTTCGTTAACTCTGACGCTTACAAAAAGAACTTTAATAAGCCACCTGTTATTTGCTTAAGCGTGTCAGATAATAAAACCTATTACCGAACTGAAAACCAACATCCAGTATTAGGTTTTGAATACCAACCGAATGAGTCTTCTTTAACTGAGCAATATTTTAAGAAGATGGGCTTACAGGTTCGTTATTTCATGCCGCCAAACAGTGTTGCACCTTTGGCCTTCTATTTCTTTGGTGATCTGCTGAACGATTACTCTAACCTAGAGCTTATCAGCACTATCAGCACCATGGGTACGTTCCAGAAAATCTACCGACCTGAGATTTACAACGCGAACGCGGTTGCGGGCAACTGCTACCAACCAAACTTGAAAAACTTAGATCACTCGCTGACTCAAATCGTGTACGACCGTGAAGAACGAAGCCAGCTAGCGGTTGAACAAGGTAAATTCGCAGAAGAGAAGTTCATTAAGCCATACCAATCAGTTCTAGAGAACTGGTCGGCAAATTACGCACTTTAA
- a CDS encoding methionine synthase, producing the protein MKTLLPTSTAGSLPKPSWLAQPETLWSPWKLEGDELTDGKQDALRVSLHEQQQAGIDIVSDGEQTRQHFVTTFIEHLNGVDFEKRETVKIRDRYDASVPTVVGPVSRQKSVFVEDAKFLRQQTDQPIKWALPGPMTMIDTLYDAHYQSREKLAWEFAKILNEEAKELEAAGVDIIQFDEPAFNVFFDEVNDWGIACLERAIEGLKCETAVHICYGYGIKANTDWKKTLGTEWRQYEEVFPKLQQSNIDIISLECHNSHVPLELLELVRGKKVMVGAIDVATDSIETPEEVASTLRETLKYVDADKLYPCTNCGMAPLPRDIASAKLNALSAGAEIVRKELSE; encoded by the coding sequence ATGAAAACACTATTACCGACTTCAACAGCGGGCAGCTTGCCGAAACCATCTTGGCTTGCACAACCAGAGACGCTTTGGTCGCCATGGAAACTGGAAGGCGACGAATTAACGGATGGCAAGCAAGACGCACTGCGCGTATCGCTTCATGAGCAACAGCAAGCCGGCATCGATATCGTGAGTGATGGCGAACAAACCCGTCAACACTTTGTGACGACCTTCATTGAACACCTGAATGGTGTCGATTTCGAGAAGCGTGAAACCGTTAAAATCCGCGACCGCTACGATGCAAGTGTACCGACAGTGGTTGGCCCAGTTTCTCGTCAGAAGTCGGTGTTTGTTGAAGATGCGAAGTTCTTACGTCAGCAAACCGACCAACCTATCAAATGGGCTCTGCCAGGGCCTATGACCATGATTGATACACTTTACGATGCCCATTACCAAAGCCGTGAAAAACTGGCGTGGGAATTTGCGAAGATCCTCAACGAAGAAGCGAAAGAACTAGAAGCTGCAGGCGTTGATATTATCCAGTTCGATGAACCCGCATTTAATGTGTTCTTTGATGAAGTGAACGATTGGGGCATCGCTTGTTTGGAAAGAGCCATTGAAGGGCTTAAATGCGAAACCGCAGTACATATTTGCTATGGCTACGGCATCAAAGCGAATACGGATTGGAAAAAGACACTAGGCACCGAGTGGCGTCAATACGAAGAAGTATTTCCTAAGCTGCAGCAATCGAATATCGATATTATCTCTTTAGAGTGTCACAACTCTCATGTACCTCTTGAGCTACTTGAACTGGTGCGAGGCAAGAAAGTAATGGTCGGTGCGATTGATGTTGCAACCGATTCGATTGAAACACCGGAAGAAGTGGCTAGCACTCTTAGAGAAACACTTAAGTATGTTGATGCAGACAAGCTCTATCCTTGCACCAATTGCGGCATGGCTCCTCTGCCTCGCGACATTGCTTCAGCGAAGCTTAATGCGCTCAGTGCTGGCGCAGAGATCGTTCGTAAAGAGCTTTCAGAGTAA
- a CDS encoding tetratricopeptide repeat protein — translation MDTIIKQAIELRKEEKYQASRDLLATLLTDENYAAKAHLQIAWSYDNQGKEQQAIDHYVLSLSGVLSSVERFDALFGLASTYRSLGLYAEALSYFEQTMAEYPDSIEVKPFYAMCLYNLGRHKEATSLLLELLVSTTNSEAIKEYQRAISLYAQDLDKTW, via the coding sequence ATGGACACCATTATCAAACAAGCAATCGAATTGCGAAAGGAAGAGAAGTACCAAGCGTCGCGTGATTTACTGGCAACGCTACTCACTGATGAAAACTATGCGGCGAAAGCTCATTTACAGATTGCGTGGTCTTACGACAACCAAGGCAAAGAGCAACAGGCGATTGATCACTATGTGCTGTCTTTGTCTGGCGTGCTTTCTTCAGTAGAGCGTTTTGATGCGCTGTTCGGTTTGGCGAGTACTTATCGAAGCCTTGGTCTCTATGCAGAGGCTTTAAGCTATTTCGAACAGACTATGGCTGAGTATCCTGACTCGATAGAAGTGAAACCTTTCTACGCAATGTGCTTGTACAATTTAGGTCGCCATAAAGAGGCGACATCGCTGTTACTTGAGCTTTTAGTTTCCACGACGAATAGCGAAGCGATCAAAGAGTACCAACGAGCGATCTCTTTATATGCTCAAGACTTAGATAAAACCTGGTAA
- the cyaB gene encoding class IV adenylate cyclase, translated as MTNDHFKGKYEVELKYRLSSKSEFLKTLNLIPHEVMLQDNQECDWYFDSPDRSLQAQNKSLCIRTMEPSGIKLWIVKGPESDRCEATNITDASNAKSMLENLGYEVILEAQKTRSIYFVGEFHITVDSLAGIGDFAEFAIMTDDESKLFVYKSELELLASKFGLTQSALQTQSYKQMFEKMNA; from the coding sequence ATGACCAACGACCATTTCAAAGGCAAATATGAGGTTGAGCTGAAGTATCGACTTAGCTCTAAGTCTGAGTTCTTGAAAACTTTGAACCTAATTCCTCATGAAGTAATGCTGCAAGACAATCAGGAATGTGATTGGTATTTCGATAGCCCTGATAGAAGCTTACAGGCTCAGAATAAAAGCTTGTGTATTCGCACTATGGAGCCGTCGGGCATCAAACTATGGATCGTAAAAGGCCCTGAGTCTGATAGATGTGAAGCGACAAACATCACCGATGCGTCGAATGCCAAGAGCATGCTAGAAAACCTGGGATACGAAGTGATTCTTGAAGCGCAAAAAACTCGCAGTATCTATTTTGTTGGAGAGTTCCATATCACGGTCGATTCTCTTGCAGGTATTGGTGATTTTGCCGAATTTGCTATCATGACGGACGATGAGTCTAAGTTGTTTGTGTATAAAAGTGAGCTTGAGTTGTTAGCCAGTAAGTTCGGGTTGACTCAATCGGCACTACAAACTCAGTCTTATAAACAGATGTTCGAGAAAATGAACGCATAG
- a CDS encoding GNAT family N-acetyltransferase yields MEVRLVKGSDPKFAESITKTNMASYYDARGIAWGHSQFLRSWDELDNYEIYVGDSRIGVVRFSYASGTTFLRDLQILADYQGRGFGSKCLDLAIEHANNQASAQLVLRVFSENPAIKLYQSKGFTQLSEVKGLVEMELPLESSLRGCHG; encoded by the coding sequence ATGGAAGTAAGGTTGGTCAAAGGTTCAGACCCTAAGTTCGCTGAATCGATCACCAAAACGAATATGGCGAGTTACTACGATGCGCGTGGCATCGCTTGGGGTCATAGCCAGTTTTTACGTAGCTGGGATGAACTGGATAACTATGAAATTTATGTGGGGGATAGCCGTATTGGTGTTGTTCGCTTCAGTTACGCCAGTGGTACAACGTTTCTTAGGGACTTGCAGATATTAGCTGACTATCAAGGTCGAGGTTTTGGCTCTAAGTGTCTCGATTTGGCTATTGAACATGCGAACAATCAAGCATCGGCTCAGTTAGTGTTGCGGGTGTTCAGTGAAAATCCCGCCATTAAGCTTTATCAATCAAAAGGTTTTACTCAGTTGTCTGAAGTGAAAGGGCTCGTTGAAATGGAGCTGCCTTTAGAATCATCATTGAGAGGGTGTCATGGATAA
- a CDS encoding opioid growth factor receptor-related protein: protein MSEIARFISGEAPDKFGRNIEQLLAYNHFWLEHDHKYIQVFFPTDEGTKFNQHAPLVTQEDKVLFADSEALRTAHLQVLDLMLEFWGMQRNGNEISSSLPLSPANHVWLKNHDHNQLRLTRAIRSLYLLGNEEVATRLCDFLVSATTETGSVSEKTVQYWRNALEG from the coding sequence ATGAGTGAGATTGCTCGCTTTATATCTGGTGAAGCGCCAGATAAATTTGGTCGAAATATAGAACAGTTATTGGCTTACAATCATTTTTGGTTGGAGCATGACCATAAGTACATTCAAGTATTTTTCCCAACAGATGAGGGGACTAAGTTTAATCAACATGCCCCGTTGGTTACTCAAGAAGATAAGGTGCTTTTTGCTGACTCAGAAGCGCTTCGCACAGCTCATCTACAAGTGCTTGACCTGATGCTTGAGTTTTGGGGCATGCAGCGCAACGGGAATGAAATATCTTCGTCGTTACCACTTAGCCCGGCGAATCACGTATGGCTAAAGAATCATGACCATAACCAGTTAAGGCTAACGCGAGCCATTCGCAGTTTATACTTGTTAGGTAATGAAGAGGTCGCAACTCGGTTATGTGACTTCTTAGTATCAGCGACGACCGAGACAGGCTCGGTGTCGGAGAAAACCGTTCAGTATTGGCGCAATGCCCTAGAAGGTTAG
- a CDS encoding response regulator, whose product MEKLNLICVDDQREVLSAVIQDLEPLASWLNIEDCESAQEVLDLIDELDAEGEHITVIVSDHVMPGKTGVELLTEVFHDSRFPNTKKILLTGQATHTDTINAINAAGIDRYFEKPWQASTLVECIRTLVTEYIFDQGLDYTDYQNELDQQVVLRRLR is encoded by the coding sequence ATGGAGAAGCTTAATTTAATCTGTGTCGATGACCAGAGAGAAGTACTGAGCGCAGTGATACAAGATTTAGAGCCGCTGGCGAGTTGGCTGAATATTGAAGATTGTGAATCAGCGCAAGAAGTGCTTGATCTCATTGATGAACTTGACGCAGAAGGTGAACACATTACCGTCATCGTGTCTGATCATGTGATGCCAGGGAAAACGGGTGTGGAGTTACTCACTGAAGTGTTTCATGACAGCCGCTTTCCGAATACAAAGAAAATTCTTCTTACGGGGCAGGCCACTCATACTGATACCATCAATGCGATTAATGCAGCAGGCATCGACCGTTACTTTGAAAAGCCTTGGCAAGCAAGCACATTGGTTGAGTGCATTCGTACCCTTGTCACTGAGTACATATTTGATCAAGGGCTTGATTACACAGATTATCAGAATGAGCTCGATCAGCAGGTTGTGTTGAGACGCTTACGCTAG
- a CDS encoding ATP-binding protein gives MYQHKLEALIERYFNQTERRVTCRAGNTIIEQSALNTRLYYVFSGELEGFYTDANTPQVRVFSAGSGAFIGVHSFFSGNWTASSTVVAKTDVELAWIDKDTPAEDERKFGPLTAQFTPVIVNELSRRQRRATQEAIAKQKALEKLHTAEQMTTLGQLAAGIAHELNNAIGVVNSKSGRLETVIMDLLEEVHPEASQFFDFGLIHGQKTSSLEARTRGRQFERKYGLDKNIARSLAKAIPIDALSATDVISKHWLKNPEEAIRFWQMGCDLHDLRLASRHTVGIVKSVKQLGRTDIDTEEAVDINDSINHALSLLQSELRRMSVRLSPADLPSFKGSKTELVQIWVNIVKNACDAMSNSDDATIEIQTRLSKKRILVTITNNGPEIDEGTRRKIFQPNFTTKKGGLSFGLGLGLSVVKRIVAGYGGSIIVKSDASKTVFRIKLPIEGEHGEA, from the coding sequence GTGTATCAACATAAGTTAGAAGCACTTATCGAGCGCTATTTTAACCAAACAGAACGCCGGGTGACGTGCCGTGCCGGTAACACCATTATTGAACAATCAGCGTTAAACACACGTTTATATTATGTGTTTAGTGGAGAACTGGAAGGGTTTTATACCGATGCGAATACACCGCAAGTGCGAGTATTTAGCGCGGGTAGTGGGGCTTTTATAGGCGTTCATAGCTTCTTTTCAGGTAATTGGACTGCATCTTCAACGGTTGTTGCTAAAACCGATGTTGAGTTAGCGTGGATCGATAAAGACACGCCAGCAGAAGATGAACGTAAGTTTGGTCCTCTTACCGCACAGTTCACACCTGTGATTGTCAATGAGTTGTCGCGTCGTCAACGCCGAGCAACACAGGAAGCGATCGCGAAACAAAAAGCGCTAGAGAAGTTACATACTGCTGAGCAAATGACGACCTTGGGTCAATTAGCTGCAGGGATTGCTCATGAACTTAACAACGCTATTGGTGTGGTAAATAGTAAATCTGGTCGACTTGAAACGGTCATCATGGATCTGCTTGAAGAAGTGCATCCAGAAGCCAGTCAATTTTTCGATTTTGGGTTAATACATGGTCAGAAAACGTCGTCGTTAGAAGCACGAACACGTGGGCGACAATTTGAAAGAAAATATGGTTTAGACAAAAACATTGCTCGCTCTCTTGCAAAGGCGATTCCAATTGACGCTTTATCTGCAACAGACGTTATTTCAAAGCACTGGCTGAAAAACCCAGAAGAAGCGATTCGTTTTTGGCAGATGGGCTGTGATTTACATGATTTACGTTTGGCATCTAGACACACTGTCGGCATCGTAAAATCGGTTAAGCAACTTGGCAGAACGGATATCGACACCGAAGAAGCGGTTGATATTAACGACTCCATTAACCATGCCTTATCGTTGTTACAAAGTGAGTTACGTCGAATGTCTGTGCGATTGAGCCCTGCGGATTTACCGTCTTTTAAAGGCTCGAAAACAGAGCTCGTTCAGATTTGGGTCAACATTGTAAAGAATGCTTGTGATGCAATGTCGAATTCAGACGATGCCACAATAGAAATTCAAACCAGATTAAGTAAGAAAAGAATATTAGTTACGATCACGAATAACGGCCCTGAGATAGACGAGGGGACTCGTAGAAAGATATTTCAGCCCAACTTCACCACTAAAAAAGGTGGTTTATCGTTTGGATTGGGCTTGGGTTTATCAGTAGTTAAGCGGATTGTGGCGGGTTATGGCGGAAGTATCATTGTGAAAAGTGATGCTTCTAAAACTGTATTTAGAATCAAGTTACCAATAGAGGGTGAACATGGAGAAGCTTAA
- a CDS encoding SLC13 family permease: MRPYIKYIIPILIPFIILVMPLSAFPFEGLTIIQQRVIAIFLLAALCWVFEPIPIYATSVVIIVLQLLMLSDKGLIFLRFEHGEEHFGELLKYSDIMATFASPIIMLFLGGFFLAMAATKYRLDVNLARVLLKPFGQDPKFVMLGLMLITGIFSMFMSNTATTAMMLSILTPVLAVFGPKDPGRVAFALCIPVAANIGGIGTPIGTPPNAIALKYLVGDNLITFGEWMAFGVPFVVIMMALAWFLIGFMYKADQKKIELSIKGKFLKTPKAIAVYVTFALTIILWLMGSSHGMNSYTVALIPVAVFSLTGIINKEDLKKISWDVLWLVSGGIALGLALDKTGLARLVVHSIPFDAYSPYVVLFGAAFLCLLMANFMSHTATANLLMPIMAALGSSMVSLTPLGGEITLILVVTFAASLGMSLPISTPPNALAHATGHVQSNQMARIGIILGVVGVLLSFVMVWLLHSIGHIG, translated from the coding sequence ATGCGCCCCTATATTAAATACATTATCCCAATTTTAATTCCTTTCATTATCCTCGTAATGCCGCTATCAGCGTTTCCATTTGAAGGCCTTACGATTATTCAACAACGCGTTATTGCGATCTTTTTATTAGCGGCATTGTGCTGGGTGTTCGAGCCTATCCCGATTTACGCGACGTCTGTTGTTATTATCGTTCTGCAATTATTGATGTTGTCGGATAAAGGGCTGATCTTTTTAAGGTTTGAGCATGGGGAGGAACATTTTGGTGAGTTGTTAAAATACAGCGACATCATGGCGACATTCGCCAGCCCAATCATCATGCTGTTTTTGGGTGGTTTCTTCTTAGCGATGGCCGCCACTAAGTATCGATTAGACGTAAACTTAGCTCGCGTGTTGTTGAAGCCATTTGGACAAGATCCAAAGTTTGTGATGCTCGGCTTAATGTTGATCACTGGTATCTTTTCGATGTTTATGTCTAACACGGCAACAACGGCAATGATGCTCTCTATTTTAACGCCGGTATTGGCTGTGTTTGGTCCGAAAGACCCCGGTCGTGTAGCGTTTGCGCTTTGTATCCCTGTTGCAGCTAACATCGGTGGCATTGGTACCCCGATCGGCACCCCCCCGAACGCTATCGCACTTAAATATTTAGTTGGCGATAACCTCATCACGTTTGGCGAATGGATGGCATTTGGTGTGCCGTTTGTCGTTATTATGATGGCGTTAGCGTGGTTTTTAATCGGCTTTATGTACAAAGCTGACCAAAAGAAAATCGAGCTAAGTATTAAAGGTAAATTCCTTAAAACGCCTAAAGCCATTGCGGTGTACGTCACTTTTGCGCTGACTATCATTCTTTGGTTAATGGGCTCAAGCCATGGCATGAACTCTTATACCGTCGCTCTGATTCCTGTCGCTGTGTTCTCACTCACAGGGATCATCAATAAAGAAGACCTGAAAAAGATTTCTTGGGACGTACTGTGGCTTGTATCAGGTGGTATTGCGCTTGGTTTAGCTCTCGATAAAACTGGCTTAGCAAGGCTCGTGGTACACAGCATTCCGTTTGATGCTTACTCACCATATGTGGTGTTGTTCGGAGCGGCGTTCTTGTGTTTGCTAATGGCAAACTTTATGTCTCATACCGCAACGGCCAACTTGTTAATGCCAATTATGGCTGCATTAGGTTCGTCTATGGTTTCACTCACGCCACTAGGCGGTGAGATAACGTTAATTCTGGTTGTGACCTTTGCCGCTTCATTAGGTATGTCGCTGCCAATCAGTACACCACCGAATGCGTTGGCTCATGCCACGGGTCATGTGCAAAGTAATCAAATGGCCAGAATCGGTATTATTTTGGGTGTGGTTGGTGTGCTACTGAGTTTTGTTATGGTGTGGCTGCTACATTCAATTGGTCACATAGGATAA